The Arachis hypogaea cultivar Tifrunner chromosome 19, arahy.Tifrunner.gnm2.J5K5, whole genome shotgun sequence genome has a window encoding:
- the LOC112778061 gene encoding uncharacterized protein isoform X2 has product MSTTTMATAVGAAALLYYTLNRRLQSHEIDKDEDHNGNDSQDVVPLGIERVSHRLIQAPATWLETISTLSETLRFTYSETLAKWPIGDLAFGINFLMKKQGKYHVESVFADKDSLQLKGSDITAELKHLLTLLTLCWHFSKKPFPLFLKETGYNDENVLFQEPKAGILKPAFTIIVDHEMRCFLLLIRGTHSIKDTLTAVTGSVVPFHHSVVHQGGVSDLVLGYAHGGMLAAARWIAKLSTPCLLEALSRYPSYNVKIVGHSLGGGTAALLTYILREQKALSTTTCVAFAPAACMTWELAESGNDFITSVINEADLVPTFSAASADDLRSEVMASAWINDLRTQIQQTRIISTVCRSASALGSRLPSIAAARSKVAGAGAMLQPVSNGTQVVMRRAKSMAQAAWMRPSLNLSSWSCIGPRRRAISHSTSKDEANSPTCSTSNNEESLDQPLYTTKKGVNSENMNIPVSSSVEEWYSEIGCADERSMIDERHADHPSDILEDGRYVDHVNEVLLWHELEHQLYESSNGEEGNVVKEIREEETEITEVSGAQTQSSTSEMKEVHRFFPPGKIMHIVTLHCNASDSENNSSQTSTSSDGREPDETKIGIFQTSRSLYSKIRLSQTMIADHFMPVYRKQIERLIQEVEEEEEEEGEEE; this is encoded by the exons ATGTCAACTACAACTATGGCTACTGCAGTGGGTGCAGCTGCTCTTTTGTACTACACATTGAATAGGAGATTGCAGTCTCATGAAATAGACAAAGATGAAGATCACAATGGCAATGATTCGCAGGATGTTGTGCCTTTGGGTATCGAACGTGTTTCCCATAGATTAATCCAAGCCCCTGCAACATGGTTAGAGACGATCTCGACGTTGTCGGAGACTCTCAGGTTTACATATTCGGAGACGCTTGCTAAATGGCCTATTGGAGATTTGGCATTTGGTATCAACTTTCTAATGAAGAAGCAG GGAAAGTACCATGTTGAAAGTGTCTTTGCTGATAAGGACAGTTTACAACTGAAAGGATCTGATATTACTGCTGAACTTAAGCATCTCTTAACCTTGTTGACTCTGTGTTGGCATTTTTCAAAAAAGCCCTTCCCTTTGTTCTTGAAAGAAACTGGCTACAATGATGAAAATGTTCTTTTTCAGGAACCAAAAGCAGGA ATTTTGAAACCAGCTTTTACAATAATAGTTGATCATGAGATGAGATGTTTCCTATTATTAATTCGGGGGACACACAGTATCAAGGATACTCTAACAGCTGTTACAGGATCTGTGGTACCCTTTCATCATAGTGTAGTTCATCAGGGAGGTGTTAGTGATCTGGTATTAGGTTATGCGCATGGTGGAATGCTTGCAGCTGCTCGATGGATTGCAAAGCTATCAACTCCATGTCTGCTTGAGGCACTTAGTCGTTACCCTTCCTATAATGTTAAG ATTGTAGGGCACTCCTTGGGTGGTGGCACAGCAGCACTTCTAACTTATATTCTAAGAGAGCAGAAGGCACTGTCTACTACTACATGTGTTGCATTTGCTCCAG CTGCTTGTATGACGTGGGAGTTGGCAGAGTCCGGCAATGATTTTATCACTTCTGTTATAAATGAGGCAGACTTAGTGCCTACATTCTCAGCTGCTTCCGCAGATGACTTGCGTTCTGAG GTTATGGCGTCAGCATGGATAAATGACTTGAGGACTCAAATTCAGCAAACAAGAATAATCAGCACTGTCTGTCGATCTGCTTCAGCACTGGGTTCTCGTCTGCCATCCATTGCTGCTGCTAGATCAAAGGTTGCAGGGGCTGGCGCAATGTTGCAACCTGTTTCTAATGGCACCCAG GTGGTTATGAGGAGGGCCAAAAGTATGGCTCAGGCAGCATGGATGCGTCCAAGTCTTAACCTGTCCTCTTGGTCTTGCATAGGGCCTCGTCGTCGAGCAATTTCTCATTCAACCTCCAAGGATGAAGCAAACTCCCCCACATGttcaacctctaacaatgaagaaaGTTTGgatcaacctctttatactaccaAGAAAGGGGTGAATTCCGAGAATATGAACATACCTGTATCTTCGTCTGTAGAGGAATGGTATTCCGAAATAGGATGTGCCGATGAAAGGAGTATGATTGATGAGAGACATGCTGATCATCCCAGCGACATTTTGGAAGACGGCCGGTATGTGGACCACGTGAATGAAGTGTTGTTGTGGCATGAGCTGGAGCACCAGTTGTATGAAAGCTCCAACGGTGAAGAGGGTAATGTGGTAAAGGAGATAAGGGAAGAAGAAACAGAAATAACAGAGGTTTCTGGTGCGCAAACCCAGAGCTCTACTTCAGAAATGAAGGAAGTTCACAGGTTTTTCCCTCCTGGAAAAATAATGCACATAGTTACACTTCACTGCAATGCTTCTGATAGTGAAAACAATAGTAGCCAAACCTCGACGAGTTCGGATGGTCGCGAGCCAGATGAGACTAAGATTGGGATATTTCAAACCTCAAGGTCTTTATATAGCAAAATTAGACTCTCACAAACCATGATCGCTGACCACTTCATGCCGGTTTATAGAAAGCAGATCGAAAGACTGATTCAAgaagtggaggaggaggaggaggaggagggggaggagGAATAA
- the LOC112778061 gene encoding uncharacterized protein isoform X1 — protein MFPSISSFSFSLLFLLKSRSSGNRDSGIMSTTTMATAVGAAALLYYTLNRRLQSHEIDKDEDHNGNDSQDVVPLGIERVSHRLIQAPATWLETISTLSETLRFTYSETLAKWPIGDLAFGINFLMKKQGKYHVESVFADKDSLQLKGSDITAELKHLLTLLTLCWHFSKKPFPLFLKETGYNDENVLFQEPKAGILKPAFTIIVDHEMRCFLLLIRGTHSIKDTLTAVTGSVVPFHHSVVHQGGVSDLVLGYAHGGMLAAARWIAKLSTPCLLEALSRYPSYNVKIVGHSLGGGTAALLTYILREQKALSTTTCVAFAPAACMTWELAESGNDFITSVINEADLVPTFSAASADDLRSEVMASAWINDLRTQIQQTRIISTVCRSASALGSRLPSIAAARSKVAGAGAMLQPVSNGTQVVMRRAKSMAQAAWMRPSLNLSSWSCIGPRRRAISHSTSKDEANSPTCSTSNNEESLDQPLYTTKKGVNSENMNIPVSSSVEEWYSEIGCADERSMIDERHADHPSDILEDGRYVDHVNEVLLWHELEHQLYESSNGEEGNVVKEIREEETEITEVSGAQTQSSTSEMKEVHRFFPPGKIMHIVTLHCNASDSENNSSQTSTSSDGREPDETKIGIFQTSRSLYSKIRLSQTMIADHFMPVYRKQIERLIQEVEEEEEEEGEEE, from the exons ATGTTTCCTTCAATCTCttcgttttctttttcccttttgtttCTTCTGAAGTCACGTTCGTCAG GAAATAGGGATAGTGGAATCATGTCAACTACAACTATGGCTACTGCAGTGGGTGCAGCTGCTCTTTTGTACTACACATTGAATAGGAGATTGCAGTCTCATGAAATAGACAAAGATGAAGATCACAATGGCAATGATTCGCAGGATGTTGTGCCTTTGGGTATCGAACGTGTTTCCCATAGATTAATCCAAGCCCCTGCAACATGGTTAGAGACGATCTCGACGTTGTCGGAGACTCTCAGGTTTACATATTCGGAGACGCTTGCTAAATGGCCTATTGGAGATTTGGCATTTGGTATCAACTTTCTAATGAAGAAGCAG GGAAAGTACCATGTTGAAAGTGTCTTTGCTGATAAGGACAGTTTACAACTGAAAGGATCTGATATTACTGCTGAACTTAAGCATCTCTTAACCTTGTTGACTCTGTGTTGGCATTTTTCAAAAAAGCCCTTCCCTTTGTTCTTGAAAGAAACTGGCTACAATGATGAAAATGTTCTTTTTCAGGAACCAAAAGCAGGA ATTTTGAAACCAGCTTTTACAATAATAGTTGATCATGAGATGAGATGTTTCCTATTATTAATTCGGGGGACACACAGTATCAAGGATACTCTAACAGCTGTTACAGGATCTGTGGTACCCTTTCATCATAGTGTAGTTCATCAGGGAGGTGTTAGTGATCTGGTATTAGGTTATGCGCATGGTGGAATGCTTGCAGCTGCTCGATGGATTGCAAAGCTATCAACTCCATGTCTGCTTGAGGCACTTAGTCGTTACCCTTCCTATAATGTTAAG ATTGTAGGGCACTCCTTGGGTGGTGGCACAGCAGCACTTCTAACTTATATTCTAAGAGAGCAGAAGGCACTGTCTACTACTACATGTGTTGCATTTGCTCCAG CTGCTTGTATGACGTGGGAGTTGGCAGAGTCCGGCAATGATTTTATCACTTCTGTTATAAATGAGGCAGACTTAGTGCCTACATTCTCAGCTGCTTCCGCAGATGACTTGCGTTCTGAG GTTATGGCGTCAGCATGGATAAATGACTTGAGGACTCAAATTCAGCAAACAAGAATAATCAGCACTGTCTGTCGATCTGCTTCAGCACTGGGTTCTCGTCTGCCATCCATTGCTGCTGCTAGATCAAAGGTTGCAGGGGCTGGCGCAATGTTGCAACCTGTTTCTAATGGCACCCAG GTGGTTATGAGGAGGGCCAAAAGTATGGCTCAGGCAGCATGGATGCGTCCAAGTCTTAACCTGTCCTCTTGGTCTTGCATAGGGCCTCGTCGTCGAGCAATTTCTCATTCAACCTCCAAGGATGAAGCAAACTCCCCCACATGttcaacctctaacaatgaagaaaGTTTGgatcaacctctttatactaccaAGAAAGGGGTGAATTCCGAGAATATGAACATACCTGTATCTTCGTCTGTAGAGGAATGGTATTCCGAAATAGGATGTGCCGATGAAAGGAGTATGATTGATGAGAGACATGCTGATCATCCCAGCGACATTTTGGAAGACGGCCGGTATGTGGACCACGTGAATGAAGTGTTGTTGTGGCATGAGCTGGAGCACCAGTTGTATGAAAGCTCCAACGGTGAAGAGGGTAATGTGGTAAAGGAGATAAGGGAAGAAGAAACAGAAATAACAGAGGTTTCTGGTGCGCAAACCCAGAGCTCTACTTCAGAAATGAAGGAAGTTCACAGGTTTTTCCCTCCTGGAAAAATAATGCACATAGTTACACTTCACTGCAATGCTTCTGATAGTGAAAACAATAGTAGCCAAACCTCGACGAGTTCGGATGGTCGCGAGCCAGATGAGACTAAGATTGGGATATTTCAAACCTCAAGGTCTTTATATAGCAAAATTAGACTCTCACAAACCATGATCGCTGACCACTTCATGCCGGTTTATAGAAAGCAGATCGAAAGACTGATTCAAgaagtggaggaggaggaggaggaggagggggaggagGAATAA